The Gammaproteobacteria bacterium DNA segment CTCCTGGGAGGAGCGCAGCGAAACCCAGGACACTATCAATTGCCACCCACCACTTTAATCACCAAAAAAGCCCCATCAAACACAGACCCAAGATTACATCACTCACAAACCCCGAATCTTCTAGCAAAGATGTAATCAAATGTGTGTGAAAGTTTTTTTAAAGTAGGAGAGGATGATTTAGTGAAGTGAGGTGATTCCTGGGTTACACGCTTCGCGCTCCACCCAGGACTTATCAAATCCTACCTTGGTACTTTAGTAGGGGACATTAGGCTTTGTTTTTGCTTTTAAAGACAGGTCCTACGGATTTAACTGTAAGAATAAAACCACGTATCAATTGCGGTGCCTAATTGTCCGGAAATAAGTTTCACAAAATTAGGTGAATTATTATATTCTTTAAAGTTAGTCGTATGAAATTCTTTTTCCATGACCTCCCATAAATTACCTAAACCATCGACTAAGCCTAGTTTCAAAGCCGTTTGCCCAGACCAAAAGTCCCCACTAAATAATTCTTTTAAATCACCTTTCAATTTACCCTGGCGACCACGCACCACTGCTTGGGCAAAGTTGTCATGGACTTCTGTCATTACGTTTTGGATTTTAATTTGATCTTCCGGAGTTTGAGGTAAAAAGGGATCGAGACGATCTTTCGCGTTTCCAGAGACATAGACTCGGCGCTCAACGCCAATTTTTTTCATCAAGTCAACAAAGCCAAAGCCTTTCATAATGACGCCAATGGAGCCGGTCAAGGTGTTGGGGTTAACATAAATTTTATCAGCAGCGACCGCGACGTAATAAGCGCCTGACGTTAGCAAATCTTCACCGACTACGATGACTGGTTTTTTATATTTCTTTTTAAACGATTCAATCGCATCATGAATGATTGAAGCTTGCACAGGTGTGCCACCTGGTGAATTGATATCAATAAGAATGCCCGTAGCGCCTTTGTCAGTAAAGGCATCGTGTAACAAAGGAACAATTTCTTCCGCAGAGAAATCTCGGCCTGGCGCAATCATACCGTCTAGACGAATGAGAGCGACATATTTATCATCAAGGCTGCTCATTGCCCCTTTTTTTCCATGGGTCCAGTTGAAGATACTGAAGAAAATGAGAGCCACAAGAACAAGCCAGAGAATCGAGCGAATATTTTTCCAACGTCGTTCGGCCCGTTTTTCCTTAATTAAATCCTCAATAAGGGCGGAAGTGACCGTTTGATCGTTTAACTCATGCATATTTTTCATTCCCGTAGTTTTAATCGTGTAGAAGTGCCGTTATAATTCGCCAATCCAAAACAATGAAATCCTAATTAAAATAAAAACCGTAATACTCACGGAAGGAGATAGCGTGCGACGCGTACAATCTACCTTGTTTACTTTGTTTGCTGCAAGTAGTGCGGCTTTTGCAGAAACAACCTTAAATCTGACGCCTGGCGTTTCACCTATCAGTCACGATGTCTACGAACTCCACATGACCGTTTTTTGGATTTGTGTTGTAATTGGCATTCTTGTCTTTGGTGCGATGTTTTATTCAATTTTTTACCATCGTAAATCTAAAGGCGCGGTTGCGGCACAATTCCACTCGCATTTTTGGGTTGAAATAACCTGGACAATCATCCCTGTTCTTATTTTAGTCTTAATGGCTATTCCTGCCACCAAAGTTCTTTTGAATATGAATAATTATGATCAAGAAGAGCTCACTATTAAGATTACGGGATATCAATGGAAGTGGCATTATGACTATTTGGAAGATGAGGTTAGTTATTTTAGTAATCTCTCTACTCCTGCCGAGCAATTGCATAATCAAGCACCCAAAGGTTTACACTACTTGCAAGAAGTGGACCACCCTATGGTTGTCCCTATCCATAAAAAAATTCGTTTCCTTATTACGTCAAACGATGTAAATCATGCTTGGTGGATCCCTGATTTTGGTGTGAAGCGTGATGCTGTCGCTGGATTTATTAACGAAGCGTGGACAATTATCGATAAACCCGGTACGTATCGTGGGCAATGTGCCGAGTTATGCGGTATCAACCATGCTTATATGCCTATCGTTGTGATAGCTACAACGGAAGAAGGTTATAAAGATTGGGTTGCACAACAAAAAGGTCAAGCGACGCAAGGTGCCGCGGAAACCAATCGTGAGTGGAAGCTTGAAGAGTTAATGAAGCAAGGTGAGCAAGCTTATAATCGCGTTTGTGCTGCCTGTCATCAACCCACCGGCATGGGATTGCCTCCAACGTTCCCAGCACTCAAAAATAGTAAAATTGCTATCGGTGCGATCGAAAAGCATATTGAAATTGTAATGAATGGTGTCAATGGTACGGCTATGCAAGCATTCAAAGGTCAACTCAATGATGTTGATCTAGCCTCTATTATTACTTATGAACGTAATGCTTGGGGAAACAATACCAAAACTTTCGTTCAGCCTATTCAAATCAAAGCTTATCGTGATGGCAAATCGATTGAAGATGCATTGAAGGAAGTGCCTTCTACGACGTCTGCTGCGACGGTTGCTGAAACCCCAGCTGCAAAAGCGGTGAATGCAAATGCTGCTGCCAAAGCAACAGATGCAAATGCGCCCGTAGCTATGACCGATAAGGGAGCACCAGCAATCCCGAGCGCGGTCCCTGCTTCAACACCCAGTGCCACACCAGGTGTTGCGACAACTCCATCGACAACCAGTAACACCCAAGCAACGCTGGGTGCCCCTCAGCAAGGAGCTAATCAAGCATCAGCTCCATCTGCTGCCGAACCGGCAGCAGTTGCAGCCCCCAGTGCAGCTTCAGGTGCAGAGGCGCTTAAAGAAGCGATGATACGCGGTGAGAAAATTTACATGAACACTTGCGCAGTTTGTCATCAACCGAGTGGATTAGGCATGCCCCCTGTCTTTCCAGCTCTCAAAGATGGCCCAATTCCTAAAGGTCCATTACTGAACCATCTCAATATGGTGCTTTATGGAAAACCAGGAACAGCCATGCAAGCTTTTAAAGATCAATTAAAAGACCAAGAACTTGCTGATGTTATTACTTATGAGCGTAATGCTTGGGGAAATAATATGGGCACAGTGGTGTTAGAGGCTGATGTTCAGTCTGCACGTTCAAAACCACCACAACAATAATTAATGGGAGAAAACTAAAGCCATGACGACCCCAACAGATTCGCACACTTTAGACCATGATTCTCATGGTCATGGGCACGGACATGAAGCGCCACACCATCATTCATTAAAAAATGGCGTTGGTCCATGGGTTAAAGGTTGGTTATTTACAACCAACCACAAAGACATCGGTACGCTCTATTTGCTTTTTAGCTTATTCATGTTGTTTGTGGGCGGTGGCATGGCCTTGCTGATTCGCTTGCAATTATTTAGCCCCGGTGCTCATTTTTTTGATCCAAACTTTTATAACATGTTAGTCACGATGCATGGACTCATTATGATTTTTGGTGTCATCATGCCGGCTTTTGTAGGCCTTGCCAATTGGATGATCCCCATGATGATTGGCGGACCCGACATGGCCTTGCCCCGTCTCAATAATTGGAGTTTTTGGATTCTTCCTTTTGCGTTCACCCTTTTATTGAGTTCATTATTTTTGCCGGGTTCGGGCCCCAATTTTGGTTGGACCATGTATGCACCGCTTTCCACCCTATACGGCCCTCCCAGCACGGACTACTTAATTGTTGCCATCCATTTAATGGGAATTTCCTCTGTCTTAGGCGCCATTAATATCATTGCCACGATTACTAATTTGCGCGCACCCGGCATGACGTGGATGAAAATGCCATTATTTGTTTGGACTTGGTTTATCACTGCGTTTTTATTAATTGGCGCGATGCCAGTTCTTGCGGGTGTGGTAACGATGGTTTTGTTCGATCGTCATTTTGGCACGAGCTTTTTTAATGCAGCAGGTGGTGGTGACCCCGTTATGTACCAACATTTGTTTTGGTTCTTCGGGCACCCTGAAGTGTACATTATGATTTTACCGGCGTTTGGTATTGTCTCTGAAATCATTCCTACTTTTAGTCGTAAACGACTTTTTGGTTATGAATTTATGGTGGGTGCAGTCGCCGCGATTGCCTTTTTATCCTATATCGTTTGGGGACACCACATGTTTACCGCGGGGATGGCGGTTGGTACTCAACTCTACTTTATGTATGCCACCATGTTAATTGCGGTCCCGACAGGTATTAAAGTTTTCAACTGGGTTGGTACAATGTGGCGGGGTTCGTTAACCTTTGAAACGCCTATGTTATTTGCTGTAGCGTTTGTTTTCTTATTCACAATCGGTGGGTTTTCCGGATTAATGCTCGGTATCGTTCCTGCTGACTATCAATATCAAGATACTTATTTTGTCGTGGCGCATTTTCATTACGTTCTTGTTGCAGGTGCGTTAGTTTCTATTTTTGCAGCTGTATATTACTGGCTACCGAAGTGGACGGGGCATTATTACAAAGAAAGTTTAGGCAAATGGCATTTCTGGCTTACGATTATTGGGATCAATTTAACCTTCTTCCCGATGCACTTCTTGGGGCTTGCCGGCATGCCTCGTCGTATTGCGGATTATCCTTTGCAATACACGGAGTTTAATATGGTTTGTACAGTAGGTGCCTTCATCCTAGGCTTTGCTCAGCTCATTTTCCTTTACAATATTGTTGCTGCAATGTTGGGATATGGAAAAAAGGCAGATGGACGGGTGTGGGAAGGTTCGCATGGATTAGAGTGGACCCTTAGTTCGCCACCACCGTACCATAGCTTTACTACGCCACCTCAATTTGCGATGACGACGCATGAGATGGATGAAAAATATGAGAAGGTCACTAAATAAGAAAAAATATGTCTGATAATAAATCACATAAAAAAATATTTTGGATTGGCGGTATTGTAGCCGCCCTTATGTTTGGTTTTTGTTTTGCAATGGTGCCTTTGTATAGTGTGCTTTGTCGCGCCACCGGCATTAATCAAAGCATTGGAACCAATTTAATTACTGCAGCCCAAGCCGATGAGATTAGCAAAGAACCTGATCTTAGCCGTACCGTGGTAGTGCAATTTACTTCAACTAATCACATGGGCATGCCCTGGGATTTTTATCCTAAACAACTTTTAGTCAAAGTGCATCCTGGTGAGAAAAAACAAATTTATTTTTATGCGAAAAATCCCACAAAGAATACGATGATCGCGCAAGCGATTCCAAGTATGACACCCGTCGAAGCCATAAGTCATTTTCATAAAATAGAATGTTTTTGCTTTAACCAACAAACATTGGCAGCAGGGGAAAGTCGTAACATGGGCATGCTTTTCCAGATTGATAAAGATATTCCAAAGGATGTGCATGTCATTACGCTTGCATACACTTTATTTGATGCAACTCCCAAAAAAGATTCAAGGAAAGGCTAATGCGTAAACAAACTCCACAGATCAAACCTTACAAACCAGTTAAATATTATTTTATTGCTGATCCTTCCTACTGGCCGATTGTAGGCTCGGTTGGATTATTTTGTACCGTTTTAGGTTTAGTCCAAATATTGCATGATGGTGCGATTGGTCCTTATCTCATGGGAGCAGGCATTATCATTTTATTGACCGTGATGTACGGGTGGTTTGGCGCCGTCGTAAAGGAAAGTTTGCAAGGTTTGCATAGTGAGCAAATGGATAGAACTTATCGATGGGGTATGATGTGGTTTATTGTTTCTGAAGTTGCACTCTTTGGCGTCTTCTTTCTTGCTCTTTTCTATACTCGAATTTTTAGTATTCCTACTTTGGGAGGAGAATCCTATGAATTTGCGAAAGAGTTGCTCATGTCTAAAGGCCCGGCTACGCATCACTATTTGTGGCCCCAATTCCAAGCGATGTGGCCTTTATTAAAAAATCCAAATCCTCAACTCTTTCCTGGTCCACATGAAATTGTTCCAACTTGGGGAATTCCTGCTCTTAATACACTTATCTTACTATCCAGCGCCGTTACGTTAACTTGGTCACATTGGGGGCTTAAAAAAAATAATCGTCGCCAAATGATTATTGGATTAGCGCTCACTATTATTTTAGGGTTTATCTTCGAAGGCTTTCAAATTCATGAATATATTAAAGCGTATTCTGAATATCATTTGACATTGTCTAGCGGTATTTATGGCAGCACATTTTTTACGCTGACTGGTTTGCATGCTATGCATGTCACCATTGGTGCAATTATGCTTGGCATTATTCTCATTCGTTGTCTCAAAGGGCATTTTTTGCCGGAACATCATTTCGGTTATGAAGCCGTTTCTTGGTATTGGCATTTTGTAGATGTGGTATGGTTATTCTTATTCATTTTTGTTTATTGGTTATGATGACAATTTATGCCATGGTTAATTAATGCAGGTCAGCTAGAAAAGTTTCGTAAAAGCCAAAAAAATATTATTGTTTTGGATGCTAGCTGGCATTTGCCTGAAGATAACCAAAATCCAAGTGAAGCATTTTTAAAGCGTCACATTGTGGGCGCTAAATTTTTCGATCTTACGTTATTTAATGATCCAGAAAACCCGTTACCGAATATGATTACCCGTAATGAAGCGGTAATCGCAGAAAAGTTGGGTGAGCTAGGCATTACGAATGAACACAAAATTATTTTTTACGATCAAAGCAAACTGCATACCAGCTGCCGTGCATTGTGGATGTTAAAGATTTTTGGTCATAACCCCAATCAACTTTATATTTTAGATGGCGGTTTCGCAGCTTGGGAACGTTATGCCGGTAAAGTTGAAAGCGGTGAACCCAAGCAAACTTCTTCTAAAAAATATGTAGTTAACTTCGAAGCACATTACTTGCGTACCTTGATGCAAATGAAAACCAATTTGCATCATCCCATGGAACAAGTTATCGATTTGCGGCACCCAGTTCGTTTTGCCGGCGGTAAAGAGCATCGTGCAGGTTTACGTAGCGGTCATATTCCAGGAAGCTTTTCTTTTCCCTACACCACCATGTTCGAAGCTAATGAAACCTTCAAGCCGCTCGAAAAAATTCGCAAACAATTATCAGGACTTGGTATTGATCTTGCATCGCCGCTTGTTACCACCTGCGGTTCGGGCATTACTTCTTGTATTTTAAATTTCGTCCTCGATTTATTAAATAATGATAAGCACGCCCTCTACGATGGTTCATGGTCAGAATGGGGCGCTCAAGAAATCTATCCGGGTGAAGAAAGTTTATCTGAACGCCCCGTTATCCGCAGTATCGATCAATAATTCTGCTCCCTTCGTCTAGCGGTTAGGACGTCGCCCTCTCACGGCGGTAACACGGATTCGAATTCCGTAGGGAGCGCCAAATTTAATCAAGGGATAATAATCTGTTTAGGTCCAAATTTAATAAGTTTCCCCGTAATAATGCCCTTATATCCAGTTTGAAATCTTATCTATTTCTTTATCTGAACAAATACAATTGACCTATTAAGATAGCTAAGGGATTTATATTTCTATGGTAAAGAAGAGCATGAGCAAAAAGGAAAACTGAAGAAGTGATTCATAAATGTGTGAAAAATGTTTCTACCAGATTTGTTAGAAGTGGAAATGTAAGAAAGGGTTTTTATAAATTTTTTATTGTAATTTAAAATCCCCATACCAGGTCTTCTAAATCCTCCAAGCTTTTTACTTTATTTTCCCAGTTTTCTATTCTAATTTGTGCGTTTAGGCGGCTATAACGATGTAGAAGCATTAAAGCAGTGAGTTTGTGACTTAATGCATTTGTCATCTCTTCAGGAGAATAGCCATAAGAAGATAGGAATGCTCTTAAAAGGATTTTATCGCCTTGGATCAAGAAAGCGCCTGGCCCCAATAAATCGTATTCTGGCAATCCAAGCATCGAATCTCCGAAATCTATTAATCCATGAATATGCCAAATCCCCGCTTCTTGCTGCACTAAGAAATTCATTGGCGTGTATTCTCCAGTTAAAATAACTGGCTTTTTGATTACGGATAAAAGGTTTTTGATTGAATCCAAATACTTTGGGATTTGTTGTAATAATATATCTGGTAGACCTGTTTCTTGATGGTGTACTACGCATTGCTTTAATTGCTTGCTAATGAACTCGTGCCAATAGCAATCAATAGCTTCAAGTCCTTCAGTAGGCAAAGAATGAACTTCCCGAATTAAAGACCCTAATTCACGAATAATAATTATCTTATTACTGTGATCTAACTTTTCCCAAAGACCCTCCAAAAGCGTCCCTTCCAGTTGGCTCATGACAATGTAAGGCCAATGGTCTATTTCACCTATATATTCTATTTGGGGAGTTGTAACAGAAAGTTTATGATAAAGATGCTTCATTGTTAACACTTCATTGTCGAAGTGGCTTTTATGAAGCGGAGGAAATATTTTTATAACTCTGGATTTGCCATGAGAAAATACAATGTTAGTGCCATCGAGCGGTGAAAGTCCTGCATCCGGTAAATGATGCTGAGTAACAATTTCAAACGCTACTTTCTTAAACAGCTCGCTATGATCAACCTTGAATTTTTCATATTCTTCGTCAGTATTAATTTTTGGAAAGATGTTGCGCAAAATTTTTCATCCTTTTAAAAGGAATA contains these protein-coding regions:
- a CDS encoding S49 family peptidase, which encodes MHELNDQTVTSALIEDLIKEKRAERRWKNIRSILWLVLVALIFFSIFNWTHGKKGAMSSLDDKYVALIRLDGMIAPGRDFSAEEIVPLLHDAFTDKGATGILIDINSPGGTPVQASIIHDAIESFKKKYKKPVIVVGEDLLTSGAYYVAVAADKIYVNPNTLTGSIGVIMKGFGFVDLMKKIGVERRVYVSGNAKDRLDPFLPQTPEDQIKIQNVMTEVHDNFAQAVVRGRQGKLKGDLKELFSGDFWSGQTALKLGLVDGLGNLWEVMEKEFHTTNFKEYNNSPNFVKLISGQLGTAIDTWFYSYS
- the ctaD gene encoding cytochrome c oxidase subunit I; its protein translation is MTTPTDSHTLDHDSHGHGHGHEAPHHHSLKNGVGPWVKGWLFTTNHKDIGTLYLLFSLFMLFVGGGMALLIRLQLFSPGAHFFDPNFYNMLVTMHGLIMIFGVIMPAFVGLANWMIPMMIGGPDMALPRLNNWSFWILPFAFTLLLSSLFLPGSGPNFGWTMYAPLSTLYGPPSTDYLIVAIHLMGISSVLGAINIIATITNLRAPGMTWMKMPLFVWTWFITAFLLIGAMPVLAGVVTMVLFDRHFGTSFFNAAGGGDPVMYQHLFWFFGHPEVYIMILPAFGIVSEIIPTFSRKRLFGYEFMVGAVAAIAFLSYIVWGHHMFTAGMAVGTQLYFMYATMLIAVPTGIKVFNWVGTMWRGSLTFETPMLFAVAFVFLFTIGGFSGLMLGIVPADYQYQDTYFVVAHFHYVLVAGALVSIFAAVYYWLPKWTGHYYKESLGKWHFWLTIIGINLTFFPMHFLGLAGMPRRIADYPLQYTEFNMVCTVGAFILGFAQLIFLYNIVAAMLGYGKKADGRVWEGSHGLEWTLSSPPPYHSFTTPPQFAMTTHEMDEKYEKVTK
- a CDS encoding cytochrome c oxidase assembly protein encodes the protein MSDNKSHKKIFWIGGIVAALMFGFCFAMVPLYSVLCRATGINQSIGTNLITAAQADEISKEPDLSRTVVVQFTSTNHMGMPWDFYPKQLLVKVHPGEKKQIYFYAKNPTKNTMIAQAIPSMTPVEAISHFHKIECFCFNQQTLAAGESRNMGMLFQIDKDIPKDVHVITLAYTLFDATPKKDSRKG
- a CDS encoding cytochrome c oxidase subunit 3 gives rise to the protein MRKQTPQIKPYKPVKYYFIADPSYWPIVGSVGLFCTVLGLVQILHDGAIGPYLMGAGIIILLTVMYGWFGAVVKESLQGLHSEQMDRTYRWGMMWFIVSEVALFGVFFLALFYTRIFSIPTLGGESYEFAKELLMSKGPATHHYLWPQFQAMWPLLKNPNPQLFPGPHEIVPTWGIPALNTLILLSSAVTLTWSHWGLKKNNRRQMIIGLALTIILGFIFEGFQIHEYIKAYSEYHLTLSSGIYGSTFFTLTGLHAMHVTIGAIMLGIILIRCLKGHFLPEHHFGYEAVSWYWHFVDVVWLFLFIFVYWL
- a CDS encoding sulfurtransferase is translated as MPWLINAGQLEKFRKSQKNIIVLDASWHLPEDNQNPSEAFLKRHIVGAKFFDLTLFNDPENPLPNMITRNEAVIAEKLGELGITNEHKIIFYDQSKLHTSCRALWMLKIFGHNPNQLYILDGGFAAWERYAGKVESGEPKQTSSKKYVVNFEAHYLRTLMQMKTNLHHPMEQVIDLRHPVRFAGGKEHRAGLRSGHIPGSFSFPYTTMFEANETFKPLEKIRKQLSGLGIDLASPLVTTCGSGITSCILNFVLDLLNNDKHALYDGSWSEWGAQEIYPGEESLSERPVIRSIDQ
- a CDS encoding phosphotransferase; amino-acid sequence: MLRNIFPKINTDEEYEKFKVDHSELFKKVAFEIVTQHHLPDAGLSPLDGTNIVFSHGKSRVIKIFPPLHKSHFDNEVLTMKHLYHKLSVTTPQIEYIGEIDHWPYIVMSQLEGTLLEGLWEKLDHSNKIIIIRELGSLIREVHSLPTEGLEAIDCYWHEFISKQLKQCVVHHQETGLPDILLQQIPKYLDSIKNLLSVIKKPVILTGEYTPMNFLVQQEAGIWHIHGLIDFGDSMLGLPEYDLLGPGAFLIQGDKILLRAFLSSYGYSPEEMTNALSHKLTALMLLHRYSRLNAQIRIENWENKVKSLEDLEDLVWGF